From Bradyrhizobium erythrophlei:
TCAGAGGCTCACAAGCCGCAATCCGAACTATGACGTGACTATGCTCGGGTTCAACTATCGAATGGACGAACTCCGGGCCGCCGTCGGATTGGTGCAGTTAAGGAAACTGACGGACTGGAACGACACCAGAGGCCGCCTCACTGAGCTTTACCGCCGCCTGATCGCCGAACGTTGTCCTTCGGTCAGCATTCCGTTCGGAGAACCCAGGATCTCGACGTACCACATCATGCCAGTTCTGCTTCCGGAGGCGGCGATACGGAGTACCGTAATCGATCAGCTCCGCCAACGCGGAATTCAGACGACGATCCACTACCCGCCGGTGCATCGGCTGAGTTTTTTCCGAACAAAGTGTCCCAATACGGACTTGCCGTGCACCGAGGATTTTGCGCACCGAGAATTGACACTTCCTCTCCACCCCGACTTGCAACCGGAGGCCGTCGAAACCGTGGTGATGCGCCTAGCCGCCGCCGTTGGATCACCTCGGAATTTGTTGGCTGCCGAATGAGCCGCGAGGACCCCCAACTTGCGGATGGCGCGGGCGTCGCTTGCTGCGAGGCCCCAATGCAACGTGCCTTCGATCTCTGCTTCGCTTCGGTGACGTTGATCCTCCTCGCTCCTGTCATGCTGTTGATCGCTCTTTTCATATGGGTGCACTCTGGCCGCCCGATTTATTTTTCGCAGCTCCGGCTAGGACGCCGCGGGCAGCTATTCTATCTCTACAAATTCCGGAAATTCTACGCAGACTGTGATGTGAATGGCACTCCACTAACGCTGCGAGACGATCATCGACTCACGGCGATCGGCAGAATTCTGGCGCTGACCAAGGCCGATGAACTGCCACAGTTCTGGAACGTGATCAAAGGCGAGATGTCGATTGTCGGACCTCGGCCCGAGTCCCTTGTATTCGCTGACTGCTTCAGAAACGGTTTCGAGCGGGTGCTTGATTGCAGGCCAGGGCTGTTCGGTCCTTCTCAGGCGTTGTTTCGTCACGAAGACCAGTTCTTTCCGACGAATGCCGATCCGGTGGAGTTTTACCGCGCATTCCTGTTTCCGGCGAAAGCCAAGATCGATATCGACTATTTCTCGCGGCGTTCTCTCTTCGGGGACATTGGCTGGATCATTCGCTGTCTGTTGGCCGTCATCGGGCTGAATTCATCAGTTCGTCTGGGAGGCGGCGAATTGGGCTTCACTCAAGCAATAGCGCCACAGAAACTCGATGGAGTAGGGTCGTGAGATACGTGGGGGCCAGGGCGCTGGTGACAGGCGCAGACGGATTCATCGGATCTCATCTGACAGAGGCGCTTGTTCAAGGTGGGGCCGACGTTACCGCTCTCGCACTTTATAATTCGTTCGACAGCTTTGGCTGGCTCGACGATTTGTCTGACGAGATCAGGGCGAAAATCAAGCTGGTCCGGGGGGATGTTCGCGATTCCGCTCTCGTCGACCGGATCGTGGAAGGCCAGGATATCGTATTCCACCTGGCTGCGTTGATCGCCATCCCCTATTCATACGCTGCGCCGCAGGCGTATGTTGAAACCAATATCCTCGGAACCTTGAACGTTCTGGAGGCGGCGCGCCGGCATGGGACGAGGCGCGTCATTCACACCTCTACAAGTGAAGTGTATGGCACGGCATTAACAATGCCTATCGACGAAACTCATCCCCTTCAGGGGCAGTCTCCGTATTCGGCGTCCAAGATCGGCGCGGACATGATGGCGGAGGCCTTTGCCAGGTCTTTCGGAGTACCGGTGGTCATCCTGAGGCCATTCAATACCTACGGGCCGCGGCAGAGCGAGCGCGCTATCGTTCCGGCGCTGCTGCGCCAAATCCTAGATGCGCGATGCACGTCGGTTATGGTTGGGGACACGACAACCGTGCGCGACCTGACGTTTGTCAACGACACGGTTAGGGCCTTCATGGCCGCAGGCTCGGCAAACGAGATCGAGTACGGCGGCGCGTACAATGCCGGCAGTCAGAGGTCGATCAAGGTGGCGGAACTCGTCGACATTGCGATGGAGCTGACGTCCTGCAAGAAACCGGTGAGAAGGGACGGTGCACGATTGCGCCCCCCCAACTCGGAAGTAAGAGCGCTGCTTGCTAACGCGCGTCACTTTCAGCAAGCGACAGGATGGGAGCCGCGTATTCCTTTACGAGAAGGCCTTCAGCATACGATCGCCTGGTGGCAAGCCCGGCTGTCGGGAGGAGTCGTACGCCGACACAAGGATCTTGTGACTTGAAACCGGCAGTCGCCAAAGTCGCTTTGATTATCGGCCTGATACCCTTGTTCAGTTCGCCGGCATGGGTGGCCTCGATCGAGCCGGACGCCGGCGGCCTCATCATTCAGGCCCCATTCATGTCACTCCCGGCCTATCTAACGCCGACGGCTGATCCGGTCTCCGGGTATACGATGGTGAGAGTAACTAATCCCGGCGCGGGATCCAACTCCAAGGAAAATTGCGGCAACGCGTATTGCACCCACCGCTATTCGAGCTCGCAAGCTTGGAATGCGGACCAAACGTTGCTGCTGATTTCGAACGGTTGCGGGGGGATGTGCTTTATCGATGGCCAAACCTACGTTCCGCTATTTCGCAGGCAGAGGCGCGGGGAGTGCGAATGGCATCCGAGGAGACCGGACGTCATGATCTGTGTAGCAGCACAATCCATTTCGCTCTGGTCGCCGCGAAATGACCGCTCGGAGCTGATCTTCTCGACCACTGCATACCGCGAGCTGCGGTTCGGTCCGTCAAAGGGCAATCCGACGCTGGACGGGAGTCGCATTGTTGTCCGAGGCGCCACTTACGACGGCAAATTCGATGCCTTTGTCTTTGACATAGGCGCGCGCCGCGCGCTGCCGGCAATTCATCTTGCTGAGCTTCCAGGAGAGAACGGCTTCTGCTCGATTTCGCCGCTTGGCACCTATGTCGTGTGTATTCAGAAGCTGCCTGGCGATATCGAAAATACCTTTATCCTCTCGCCGGAAGGGCACATTGTGCAGAGTTGGACCGAGCACCACCGGCCCGGCCACGGTGACATGACGGTCGATGACGCTGGTGATGAGGTCTACGTAGGCATTAGTAAATCCGCACCCGACCCCTATCAAGTCATAAAACGTCGGTTGAAAGATGGTGTGGTCACGTCGCTTTCCGCTTACGGCGAAGGCCAGCACGTTTCGCTGCGAGCCTCGACGCGGCCGCAGTGGGCATTCGTAAGCTACGCGGGCTACGCGGCCGAAGTGGCTAAGCACCCGGAATGGGCGCCGTTCGCGCAAGAAGTCGTTGCGCTGCCAATCGACGGCGGTGAATTGCCACGCCTCATCGCTCAAACGCGAAATGTGCCTCACGATTACTGGAGCGAGACCCATGCATCGCCCTCACCCGATGGGTCGCAGGTGATCTGGTCGAGCAACTGGGGCACGCCGGGTGGCCCGGTTTTCGATTTTGTCTCGCGTCTAGCGACGCCGGGCCCGGTTCAGAATAGGACCGTCAGGGGAAATCCCGACAAGAGGTAGCTTCCATGCGTGTCCAAGCGCCACGATATCTTCGTCATTCAATCAAGGTTTATAGTTTCGTTGCGGGCGTGTCGCTTGCCGTTAGCCAAACAGCGCTAGCAGAGTACCGGCTCGCGCCTGGCGACACGGTCGAGGTCGCGGTAGCTGGCATCCCCGATCAACGTTATCGCGCTTTGGTTCAGCTCGACGGCAGCATCAGCTTGCCGGGCGTGGGTCCGGTTGTCATAGAAGGCATGACGCAAGCGGCTCTTCAGGCGCGAATGGAAACATTGCTGCCTACGAAGATTATTCGCTATCGAACGCCGGATGGGCAAGAGCGTTCGGTGGTTCTCAAGCCCGCCGACGTGACGGCTTCCATCGCCGAATACAGGCCGGTCTACATCTCCGGGGACGTTCTTACGCCTGGACAGCAAGCTTATAGACCTCTGATGACGGTCCGCCAGCTCGTCGCGGTGGCCGGAGGGTACAGCATGTTGCGCTCGCGCGCGATGCAGGCAGGAGCCGATCCGGTTGAATTGCAACGCGATTACGAGGCGGCGTCGGTCGAATACGCAAAGGACTTTTTTCACGCCGTCCGTCTCCAGGCTGAGCTTCAGAATAAGACAGCTTTCCAACCGCAAACGCCGCTCGGCGCGTCGGTAGAGAGTGCGATAAGCTCCGCAATGATCAAGTCAGAAACCGAATCGTTACGTATTGCCCAAGACGACTTCCGAGCCGAGCAGGCCTTTCTTGAGGACAGCATCAAAAAAGGGGGCGTGCAACTGGAAGTCTTGAAGACGCAGGAGCAGGAGGAAGCCAAGGGAGTGGAGTCGGACGCCCAGGATCTCGACCGTGTTGGCAAATTGTTCAACTCGGGAACCGTGATAAGCCCCCGACTGACGGAGGCCCGACGAGCTTTGTTGCTGTCCTCAACGCGACATCTGCAGACCTCGGTCGAGGTGATGCGATTGCAACGTCAGCAGGATGATCAGCGACGTCAGCTTGAAAGGCTAGAAGCCCAGCGCAAAGTAAAACTTCTTGCAGAATTAAATGATACTAACGTTCGTTTGGCGGTGCTGTCGGCTCGGCTGCATGCTACGGGGCAACGACTACAGCCGCTCGGCGCGGGAGGCCCCGTGCCAGCCGGCGCGGACAATCTTAAGCCGGACGTAGTGATTATGCGCAAAGTCGAGCAAAAATGGACGCGGATAGGAGCCGCGCCCGACGCGGAGGTCGAGCCGGGGGACGTTGTCGAAGTAGTGCTGCGCGCGGAGGTACTTCCAAGCCAATAGCATGGACCTCATTCTCGATCCGATGCCCAAGTGATCAGACTGACCGATGGCGCAGGCCGCTCCCGCTTTTTACGTGCCGGTCACTCAAGGCGACAAGGTGGTTGATGGGCTAGCCTATGAACCTGATCCGGAGGGCGGTTGGTGACACTTGAGCGAGGTAAGTTCCGCGTGCTCGTGTCAGCGAGCTGCCAGACACTGCAGCACGCGGCGGCTCGTCACTTATGCCCGACAATCGGGCAGTCATGGCGGCCGATACTATTCGGCAAACTGGGCGACGAACGAAAGAGGTCGCGAACCGAGCCGGCCTTGTCCAGGGACTCAGCGATCTGAATTTGACCATCATCTGATGCGAGCTTTTGAACCAGCAGGAGGGATCATGATCTTTTTCAGGAGGGACCATGACCTTTGATCTTCACGGCCGGCACCGTTGGCTAGCCATGTTGGCTGTCGCCGGGCTGATACTGATTGGTGCGGGGGCCACTGGCCACATTACACTCGCTAGCCTTGCTGCCGGAATGGTCGCGTGGGCCAGCGGAGAATTGGCTCATTACCAGCATGGAAGAGCCGGCCCTAGCGCTGACCTCCAACGAGTGGCGAGTGGCCTTGGCGTCGCACTCAATCTTTTCGGACTCGCCCTGGTTGCGCTGGCGTTCTACCGATTTTGGAAATACGGGTACTGGCCGGTATCTGAAATATTGTGAGGACGAGGTGCTCGGGTGCTGGTGTGAGCGCGGCTTTAGGTACGCACCACACCGCCCAAGCAGAGTATAATCGCGGCGGTGTTGATCACGTAGTGGGTTCCTCAAATTCCCCAGCAGTGATTATTTCCGCACGAGAAGAGCCAAATTTCAAGGGCGAATAGCCGCTCCCCGGAATCCTCGCGGAGCAATGCCCCATTGGACGGATGGATCGAGGAACTTGGAGCAACGCAGGCTGGAGAACTGGTTGCTCGCCTGCATTCGAATTGAATATCCGGTCATAGTGGGACCGAACATCCTCATCGGGCTCGCAAGCCCGTTGCCTGATCTGGTCCAAGTCATTGATGTGAACATGGCCGCGGCTGTACGAGATCATCGCATGGAACGAAACAGTTCCCGCCGCTGCGGTTGGAGCGGGTATTCGGCGTCACCACCTTCGAGCTAGGGTGGTGGTCGGTGGTCAGCGGAAGGTCGCAGTGGCCATGGCTTGCTGGGGTCGCCAACAAGGATTTTGACCGCTAAGGGCCGCCCCCGGGCAGAATGGCCGTTTCGCAGCCTTGGATCCGCGCGGAGGGCAGGGGGCCGCCCCTGCGACGTAACCCAGTCCGCCCAACTCCGTGGGCCTACGATGGAGTACCCGGAGAAGGTTCGATCCCAGTTCCTCTCCCTCCGCCATCGATCGGGGTAGTCTGCTATCGAGCTCGGTCGACCACTTTCCAAAATCCCAACAAACTGAGACCTTCTAGGTGAATAGAGCGGTTCTGAAGCCGAATTAAATGGCCGTTACGCGTTCCAAAGGCGAGCCCACCCAGGATGCAATTCCCATTGACACTGCGGTGACACTGGCCGTCCTCGACGAAGTCAAAAATTGCAGAAATGGCTCATATTATTGGCGCACCCGACACGATTCGAACGTGTGACCTTTGCCTTCGGAGGGCCGCGCCCGCGATCGGCAAATTTAACCCGCAACAGAGCCGCACAACCAGGGACCTATCGACGCTTCTTACGCAGGGGCGCGTTCGCCAAGGGAATTCTCCCAGGAAAGAGTACCTGGTAATCTAATGCACGGCCTTGGCTGCGATGATTAAACACTCGAATGTAGCCGGCTTCTAAGAGGTAGGGAACCTTCCGCATGACTGTTCTGCGGTTGCAGGACGCCTCTTTCGCGATCAGTCCCTGGGTCGGCCAACAATGCCCTGTCTCGTTGTCCGCATGATTTGAGAGGGAAACAAGAACGAGCTTGGCGAACGGGTCCGGGATGTTCAGAGACAGCGCCCAAGCGACCGCTTGAATACTCATTTGCGGTCACCCTTGTCTGCCACCGAGTTGGTGGCTAACGCACCACGCGCCTCGATCCTTAATTTCTGATAGGCCGCAACTTCGCGTTCGGGCCAGCCAACAGCCCGACCGCGGGCTTCAAGCTTTACGGGCCGCGGAAACAATCCGCGACTAATTTTTTCATAGAGCGTGCTCCTGCTCCATCCCATGGCCTCTTGGACCTGGCGTGGGCGAACAAACTTCTCGAGCATCAATGCACCATCCCGTTGCGCGTCGGATGATTCCGGCGCTTCCGGGACGATCTATTCTGGAAAAAGAACCCCCGTCTTTTCTAATCTGATTTAGAAAAGAAGAAAATGGGGGGCCGACCAGCCAATGTCGGGAGTGCGAACCCGCAATCAAGCCTAACGCACTCACAAGGTAGAATTCTCGTCTCCGGGGATTTCCAGGCGCGGGTAGATTGACCAAGCTCCCGAAACGCGTCTGCGGTCGCTAGGAAGTGGGCGAGAGAGTCAACGGTGCAAGGGAAGTAGGGCGTGCCGGAATTCTTGAAAATCCCGGCTGAGACATACGCGGCCCAATAGTGCGAAACCGTTTTAAATTCCCTCCATAGGTTATGGATAGTCGCCCGGGAATATCCATGTCCGAAGCGCCTCGAAAGTTCGCTTACCGCATAGCTCACGGAATTGCCTTTCAAACCCTCCGTGGTCGCCCCGATGGCATGGTGTAAAATGGCGCCAGCGATAAAGCCTCCCTTGAAGGGAGCGTACGATTCCTCCCGCACCGTTTGCAGCGGCTTCGCGTCCGAGGCCGTTCGGAAGAGATCTCGAAAGAAGTCGTTTGGTAGGTGGTCGCGGTGCCTATTAGCAAACTCAATTCCAGTAGTCGTGCGGATTTGCTGACGGGCAACTTCATCGCTCGGAGCTAACATGTATGCCTCCAGCGTTAGGACGTCCAACTGTGTTGGGCTCCCTAAGGAGCCAAGCGAGTAGTTGGTGGTGTCAATAAATTTCACTAGACATCTACCTTGGAAAAACAATAACGCTGCCAGTCGGCCATGAGCTGTCGGCGCTTGTCGAACATGTCTCCGCGTCTATATGCGGCTTCGACCTTGTCCGAAACTGTGTGCGCGAGGGCAATATCCATCATCTCTTTGGGATAATTAGTGACCTCGTGACCCCAGTCCATGAACGCTGAGCGAAAGCCGTGAACCGTAAGTCCAATACCGACCATTCCGCGGAGCATCTCTAGCATCGCCATGTTCGAGAGGCTGGCATCGAGCTTTGCGCCTGGAAATGCGAATTTATAGTTGTGTTTCTGCAGGCCGATTATTTCGATCGCACGATCGCAAAGAGGCACTCTGTGTTCTCGGCTCGCTTTCATCCGTCCGGCCGGGATGGTCCAAATACGACGGTCTAGATCGAATTCGTGAGGAACGGCCCCGAGTGTTTCTCCGGTGCGGGCAGCGGTCAAAATCGTGAACTCAAGCGCCTGAGCGCTGATCTCGGCACGAGATCGTAGGCGGGCCATGAACGATGGTAATTCTCGATACGGAATTGCCTTATGGTGCTGGACGGTGGATACCTTTCCTTTGGCGGGGAGAAGTTTATCTAAATGCCCCCGCCATCTGGCTGGATTCTCGCCATCCCTGTATCCCCGTGCCTTAGCCCAATCCAGGATTGCCTCTATCCGGCCTCGGAGCCGGCTCGCCGTTTCCGGTTTTGAGTTCCAGATTGGCTCGAGCACTTTAAGAACAAGCGCGGTGTCAACGGCCGCGACTGATAAGATTCCAATGACGGGGAAGGCATAGCGGACCAAAGTGTTCGACCATTGCTCACGGTGCTTCTCGTTACGCCAACCCGACCGGTGAGCCGCGATATAGGCCTTGCCGCATTCCGCGAAGGTGAATGCCTTGGCCGCCTGGGCGACCGCTTCCGTACGGGCTGCGTTGCGGGCGTCTATTGGATCGATCCCCCGCAACAGGGAGCGCCGCCCCTCGAATGCTTTCTGACGAGCTTCAACCAGACTTAGGATTGGAAAGGGGCCAAGACCCATTTTCCGGGCTCGACCCGCACGCATATAGCGAAGGATCCAGGCCTTCGTGCCCCCGGCGGCGACCTGCAGATATAGACCGTCGCCGTCTCCAAAGAGACCGGGCTTCGACATACGCTTTACAGAAAGCGTGGTTAGCTTGTTTGTCTTCCGCAAGGCTGCTTCGGACCTTCTGCTACGTACGAATCAACGTACAAATAAGAGCCGGATTTAGCCGGACGACGACGGAATAGTCCAGACGCTGAAATCGAAATTAATCCCGTAATGCAAAGACTTGTCGTGCATAGTCGGACATTGCTGGAAGCCGTCGCGACGGACACTCTCTCCGCCATTTGCACGATTTTGTGCGCCAACCTACGATTTTGGACTATTC
This genomic window contains:
- a CDS encoding sugar transferase; its protein translation is MQRAFDLCFASVTLILLAPVMLLIALFIWVHSGRPIYFSQLRLGRRGQLFYLYKFRKFYADCDVNGTPLTLRDDHRLTAIGRILALTKADELPQFWNVIKGEMSIVGPRPESLVFADCFRNGFERVLDCRPGLFGPSQALFRHEDQFFPTNADPVEFYRAFLFPAKAKIDIDYFSRRSLFGDIGWIIRCLLAVIGLNSSVRLGGGELGFTQAIAPQKLDGVGS
- a CDS encoding SDR family NAD(P)-dependent oxidoreductase gives rise to the protein MRYVGARALVTGADGFIGSHLTEALVQGGADVTALALYNSFDSFGWLDDLSDEIRAKIKLVRGDVRDSALVDRIVEGQDIVFHLAALIAIPYSYAAPQAYVETNILGTLNVLEAARRHGTRRVIHTSTSEVYGTALTMPIDETHPLQGQSPYSASKIGADMMAEAFARSFGVPVVILRPFNTYGPRQSERAIVPALLRQILDARCTSVMVGDTTTVRDLTFVNDTVRAFMAAGSANEIEYGGAYNAGSQRSIKVAELVDIAMELTSCKKPVRRDGARLRPPNSEVRALLANARHFQQATGWEPRIPLREGLQHTIAWWQARLSGGVVRRHKDLVT
- a CDS encoding polysaccharide biosynthesis/export family protein, encoding MRVQAPRYLRHSIKVYSFVAGVSLAVSQTALAEYRLAPGDTVEVAVAGIPDQRYRALVQLDGSISLPGVGPVVIEGMTQAALQARMETLLPTKIIRYRTPDGQERSVVLKPADVTASIAEYRPVYISGDVLTPGQQAYRPLMTVRQLVAVAGGYSMLRSRAMQAGADPVELQRDYEAASVEYAKDFFHAVRLQAELQNKTAFQPQTPLGASVESAISSAMIKSETESLRIAQDDFRAEQAFLEDSIKKGGVQLEVLKTQEQEEAKGVESDAQDLDRVGKLFNSGTVISPRLTEARRALLLSSTRHLQTSVEVMRLQRQQDDQRRQLERLEAQRKVKLLAELNDTNVRLAVLSARLHATGQRLQPLGAGGPVPAGADNLKPDVVIMRKVEQKWTRIGAAPDAEVEPGDVVEVVLRAEVLPSQ
- a CDS encoding helix-turn-helix domain-containing protein — protein: MSIQAVAWALSLNIPDPFAKLVLVSLSNHADNETGHCWPTQGLIAKEASCNRRTVMRKVPYLLEAGYIRVFNHRSQGRALDYQVLFPGRIPLANAPLRKKRR
- a CDS encoding helix-turn-helix transcriptional regulator, yielding MLEKFVRPRQVQEAMGWSRSTLYEKISRGLFPRPVKLEARGRAVGWPEREVAAYQKLRIEARGALATNSVADKGDRK
- a CDS encoding tyrosine-type recombinase/integrase, which codes for MRKTNKLTTLSVKRMSKPGLFGDGDGLYLQVAAGGTKAWILRYMRAGRARKMGLGPFPILSLVEARQKAFEGRRSLLRGIDPIDARNAARTEAVAQAAKAFTFAECGKAYIAAHRSGWRNEKHREQWSNTLVRYAFPVIGILSVAAVDTALVLKVLEPIWNSKPETASRLRGRIEAILDWAKARGYRDGENPARWRGHLDKLLPAKGKVSTVQHHKAIPYRELPSFMARLRSRAEISAQALEFTILTAARTGETLGAVPHEFDLDRRIWTIPAGRMKASREHRVPLCDRAIEIIGLQKHNYKFAFPGAKLDASLSNMAMLEMLRGMVGIGLTVHGFRSAFMDWGHEVTNYPKEMMDIALAHTVSDKVEAAYRRGDMFDKRRQLMADWQRYCFSKVDV